Genomic DNA from Candidatus Zixiibacteriota bacterium:
TCTTGAATAGCGTTTCTTATTGTACTTTTTATATTTTTTCTTATTTGAGTCGGCCAGTATCGGAACCGCCAGTAAACCCGCCAGTATGAAAATCAATAACTTTTTCATGATAAGACTCCTCAACTATAGTACCTTTTGCCTGCTACCTACTATATAATAGACGACTTTTGGACGGGTAAGGTTGCCTGTAAATCTTAAATTTGTGCATAAAAAAAACCGGCCATTGACGGCCGGTTTTATATAAATGTTCGCCAGAAATGTGTTTAATCCCAATCCAATTCGCGAAGTTCAGGTATGGTTTCAAACATCTCATCAAAAGCGTCTTCCATATCCTCAACTTTTTCTTCAAGTTCATCGGCCCTATCTTCGAGCTTTTCAGCGCGCTTCTCTAATTTCCTCTCTTCCCTTTCCATCTCATCTTCAAGGTCTTCTTCATCATAACTGGTCAGCAGGAGTTTAAAAACGCCGCCGATAGCTTTCAAACCCATCCCGGCTCCGGCCAGGCCGATTTTTCCTCCCTCAATCCCGATTTGGACGGCCTCCTCGATAATATCATAAACTAAAGTATGGTATTCCCTTACGAGTTCCCCTTGCTCGGCATTTAGCTCGATCTTTTCATCGTTAATGATAAGTTCGTAGTTTTCAGTTATTTCGACCTCATCGTCGGTATATTCATAGTACAAGATGATGCCATCATCATCGAGATCAACCTCTATATCATCCATTGTAAATGTATGCCCGTCCAGTATCGAATAATTGTAATGTCTATGGCCGGCAAGGGTCGGAATTGTAATGATAAACATGAAGACGGAAAGAAAAATTAATGTCTTTTTCATCTTTAACTCCCATCCGAAAAAAGAAATTGTACCTATATTATTTGACGGATTTGACCCAAAAATGTTGCATTGGGCAGGCCGTCTTGAATTATCTAATCTCAATTAAAAATTCCTCCTTTGACCTTTCGACCCTCAAATGCTATACTAATCAACATATGTCAGGCTTTCGCGATATTGTCAGAAAAGATGTCATTTCCTGGGCGTTATACGATTTCGCCAATACTATTTATTCCATGAATATCCTCTCGCTTTATTTCGCCGGCTGGCTGATCGTCGATATGGGATATAAGGATATTTATTACTCTGCGGCATATTCGGTATCAATGCTTGCTTCGGCGATACTTATGCCGGCATTTGGCTATTTCTCCGACAGACCCTCCCGCTCATCTAATAAGACTCCCCAGAAGAAACTGATTTTACTGGCAGTTTTCACTTTCGGGGCGGTCATCTCGGTATTCGCGTTTTCTCTGACTCCGGTATCAGCGATTTTTCTTATTCTTTTCTTTTTTATGCTCTCCAATTTCTTCTTTGAAGGCGGTATAGTTTTTTATAACGCTCTTCTGGATTCGGTATCCAATAGCGGAAATGTTGGCAAGGTATCGGGCTTTGGAGTCGCCCTGGGTTATCTCGGTTCCATAGTTGGTATGATACTGGTATTGCCGTTTGTGACCGGCTCATTATTCGGTCTTGACATTCCCTTTATGTCAGCTGGGGGAAAATCAGCGGCGTTCATGCCAACAGCGATATATTTCGCCATATTCGCTATTCCGATTTTTCTCTTTGTTCGTGAAAAGCCGCGATCAGGATTTATTAATAACAATAATTCAATCGGCGACCCTGGTCTTTTAACTGCCTATAAAAATGTTTGGAAATCGCTTACTTCGACAAAAAAGTACCCCGGATTACTGCGATTTCTAATTTCCGACTATTTTTTCGAAGACGCCATCGCAACCGTGATTATCTTTATGGCCGTATTTATTGATCGGGTTTTGGGTATGGGTGACAGCGAGAAAGCCATATTTATGATAATCTCAACGGTGTTCGCAACGATAGGAGCCTATATATTCGGGCTTATGGCCGATAGAATTCACCCCAGGAAAGTATTGTCCTTTATCGTGGGCGGGTGGATAATTACGCTTGTGGTTTTTTCAGTTAACAGCATTCCCGCAATTTTCTGGATATCGGGGCCGATCGTCGGGGTGTTGTTGGGCGGGGTCTGGGCCGTGTCGAGGCCGCTGTTGATTCTTCTTTCGCCCCGGGAAAAACTGGGTGAATTTTTCGGTTTGTTCTCAATTTCCGGTCGGGCGGCG
This window encodes:
- a CDS encoding MFS transporter, translated to MNYLISIKNSSFDLSTLKCYTNQHMSGFRDIVRKDVISWALYDFANTIYSMNILSLYFAGWLIVDMGYKDIYYSAAYSVSMLASAILMPAFGYFSDRPSRSSNKTPQKKLILLAVFTFGAVISVFAFSLTPVSAIFLILFFFMLSNFFFEGGIVFYNALLDSVSNSGNVGKVSGFGVALGYLGSIVGMILVLPFVTGSLFGLDIPFMSAGGKSAAFMPTAIYFAIFAIPIFLFVREKPRSGFINNNNSIGDPGLLTAYKNVWKSLTSTKKYPGLLRFLISDYFFEDAIATVIIFMAVFIDRVLGMGDSEKAIFMIISTVFATIGAYIFGLMADRIHPRKVLSFIVGGWIITLVVFSVNSIPAIFWISGPIVGVLLGGVWAVSRPLLILLSPREKLGEFFGLFSISGRAAAICGPMVWGAVVYLFSQDFFIGQVIAESFELSDAAATKLPYRLAVLSLAVMMAFGLYIFRKVPLAERKNDA